Proteins from a genomic interval of Sugiyamaella lignohabitans strain CBS 10342 chromosome C, complete sequence:
- the TIM17 gene encoding protein transporter TIM17 (Essential component of the TIM23 complex; with Tim23p, contributes to the architecture and function of the import channel; may link the import motor to the core Translocase of the Inner Mitochondrial membrane (TIM23 complex); GO_component: GO:0016021 - integral component of membrane [Evidence IEA]; GO_component: GO:0016021 - integral component of membrane [Evidence ISM] [PMID 12192589]; GO_component: GO:0016020 - membrane [Evidence IEA]; GO_component: GO:0005743 - mitochondrial inner membrane [Evidence IEA,IEA]; GO_component: GO:0005744 - mitochondrial inner membrane presequence translocase complex [Evidence IEA]; GO_component: GO:0005744 - mitochondrial inner membrane presequence translocase complex [Evidence IDA] [PMID 15618217]; GO_component: GO:0005744 - mitochondrial inner membrane presequence translocase complex [Evidence IPI] [PMID 7600576]; GO_component: GO:0005739 - mitochondrion [Evidence IEA]; GO_component: GO:0005739 - mitochondrion [Evidence IDA] [PMID 16823961]; GO_function: GO:0015450 - P-P-bond-hydrolysis-driven protein transmembrane transporter activity [Evidence IEA]; GO_function: GO:0015266 - protein channel activity [Evidence IMP] [PMID 11344168]; GO_function: GO:0015266 - protein channel activity [Evidence IMP] [PMID 15618217]; GO_process: GO:0006886 - intracellular protein transport [Evidence IEA]; GO_process: GO:0000002 - mitochondrial genome maintenance [Evidence IGI] [PMID 18826960]; GO_process: GO:0030150 - protein import into mitochondrial matrix [Evidence IMP] [PMID 11344168]; GO_process: GO:0030150 - protein import into mitochondrial matrix [Evidence IMP] [PMID 15618217]; GO_process: GO:0030150 - protein import into mitochondrial matrix [Evidence IMP] [PMID 7600576]; GO_process: GO:0030150 - protein import into mitochondrial matrix [Evidence IMP] [PMID 7919535]; GO_process: GO:0015031 - protein transport [Evidence IEA]; GO_process: GO:0006810 - transport [Evidence IEA]) codes for MAEAGDHSRDPCPIVILNDFGATFAMGVIGGTIWHGIKGFRNSPIGERRAGALSAIKVRAPTIGGNFGVWGGLFSTFDCAVKGVRRTEDPFNAIIAGFFTGGSLALRGGWKQTRNGAITCACVLAVFEGVGIAMQRWMAYGQKPMAPQLPEAPQPLAA; via the coding sequence ATGGCTGAAGCTGGAGATCACTCAAGAGACCCTTGTCCCATTGTCATTTTGAATGACTTTGGCGCCACCTTTGCTATGGGTGTTATCGGTGGTACTATCTGGCATGGTATCAAGGGATTTAGAAACTCGCCTATTGGCGAACGTCGGGCCGGTGCTTTATCGGCTATCAAGGTTCGTGCTCCTACTATTGGAGGTAATTTCGGTGTTTGGGGTGGTTTGTTCTCTACTTTCGACTGTGCTGTTAAAGGTGTTCGTAGAACTGAAGACCCTTTTAACGCTATCATTGCTGGTTTCTTCACTGGTGGATCGCTTGCTCTTCGTGGAGGCTGGAAACAGACCAGAAACGGTGCCATTACTTGTGCCTGTGTCTTGGCTGTTTTCGAGGGTGTCGGTATTGCCATGCAAAGATGGATGGCCTATGGACAAAAGCCCATGGCTCCTCAACTTCCCGAGGCTCCTCAACCTTTGGCTGCCTAA
- the CRD1 gene encoding cardiolipin synthase (Cardiolipin synthase; produces cardiolipin, which is a phospholipid of the mitochondrial inner membrane that is required for normal mitochondrial membrane potential and function; required to maintain tubular mitochondrial morphology and functions in mitochondrial fusion; also required for normal vacuolar ion homeostasis; GO_component: GO:0016021 - integral component of membrane [Evidence IEA]; GO_component: GO:0016021 - integral component of membrane [Evidence ISM] [PMID 12192589]; GO_component: GO:0016020 - membrane [Evidence IEA,IEA]; GO_component: GO:0005743 - mitochondrial inner membrane [Evidence IEA,IEA]; GO_component: GO:0005739 - mitochondrion [Evidence IEA]; GO_component: GO:0005739 - mitochondrion [Evidence IDA] [PMID 16823961]; GO_function: GO:0008808 - cardiolipin synthase activity [Evidence IDA] [PMID 7564918]; GO_function: GO:0008808 - cardiolipin synthase activity [Evidence IMP] [PMID 9614098]; GO_function: GO:0016780 - phosphotransferase activity, for other substituted phosphate groups [Evidence IEA]; GO_function: GO:0016740 - transferase activity [Evidence IEA]; GO_process: GO:0006873 - cellular ion homeostasis [Evidence IMP] [PMID 18799619]; GO_process: GO:0008610 - lipid biosynthetic process [Evidence IDA] [PMID 7564918]; GO_process: GO:0008610 - lipid biosynthetic process [Evidence IMP] [PMID 9614098]; GO_process: GO:0006629 - lipid metabolic process [Evidence IEA]; GO_process: GO:0007006 - mitochondrial membrane organization [Evidence IMP] [PMID 10777514]; GO_process: GO:0008654 - phospholipid biosynthetic process [Evidence IEA,IEA]): MSLIRDAGLLWKLQRLSPSYNVLGKSSTTIKSLGLHARGLASVRAPASSTSVLARRELSVKDFRNHLTYNQLVRRLSNSRLVSEEQREKTKPIATPAPASAANTTTSKNASSTTSTSTETAEIPVTKPKKPLKEDIWTIPNILTLSRLAAAPVIGYLIVDGQPFWALSLVVYSGITDLLDGYIARRFKMQSVVGSVIDPLADKALMMTLATCLGVSGDIPMAMAVIILGRDILLGLSAFYYRYISLPPPITFKRYWDFSIPSAEVHPTTISKYNTFFQMVYLGSSLIYPVIAPSLQTAAADNLGLGLTAMGYLVATTTIWSGLSYVFSKSAVKIIKQR, translated from the coding sequence ATGAGTTTGATTCGTGATGCCGGTCTTCTGTGGAAGCTCCAGAGACTGTCGCCTTCGTACAATGTCCTCGGTAAATCGAGTACGACGATAAAATCACTCGGTCTCCACGCCAGAGGTCTCGCTAGTGTGAGGGCTCCAGCGTCGTCGACTTCGGTTTTAGCGAGACGGGAGTTATCAGTCAAAGATTTCAGAAACCATTTAACATACAACCAATTGGTACGGCGGCTTTCGAACAGTCGATTGGTATCAGAAGAACAGAGAGAGAAAACTAAACCCATTGCcacaccagcacctgcttctgctgctaacaCCACCACATCCAAAAATGCATCATCAACGACATCTACATCCACGGAAACAGCAGAGATCCCTGTTACAAAACCAAAGAAGCCACTGAAAGAAGACATATGGACAATTCCTAATATACTGACATTGTCAAGACTGGCGGCGGCACCGGTCATTGGATATTTGATTGTCGACGGCCAGCCATTCTGGGCCCTGTCGCTCGTTGTATACTCAGGCATTACAGACCTTTTGGATGGATATATTGCAAGAAGATTCAAAATGCAGAGTGTAGTAGGTTCTGTTATTGATCCTCTCGCCGACAAAGCTTTGATGATGACGCTTGCGACATGTTTAGGAGTGTCTGGTGATATCCCCATGGCCATGGCAGTCATCATCTTGGGTCGCGATATCCTACTGGGTCTGTCGGCATTCTACTACAGATACATCTCACTACCACCGCCAATCACATTCAAACGGTACTGGGACTTCTCCATCCCGTCAGCAGAAGTCCATCCCACCACGATATCCAAATACAACACGTTCTTCCAAATGGTCTACCTCGGCTCTAGCCTCATCTACCCGGTCATTGCACCGTCTCTCCAAACAGCGGCCGCTGACAACCTCGGTCTCGGGCTCACTGCCATGGGCTACCTCGtggccaccaccaccatctgGAGCGGCCTCTCATACGTGTTCTCGAAATCCGCtgtcaaaatcatcaaacAGCGGTGA
- the CCT4 gene encoding Cct4p (Subunit of the cytosolic chaperonin Cct ring complex; related to Tcp1p, required for the assembly of actin and tubulins in vivo; GO_component: GO:0005832 - chaperonin-containing T-complex [Evidence IPI] [PMID 15704212]; GO_component: GO:0005832 - chaperonin-containing T-complex [Evidence IDA] [PMID 16762366]; GO_component: GO:0005737 - cytoplasm [Evidence IEA,IEA]; GO_function: GO:0005524 - ATP binding [Evidence IEA,IEA]; GO_function: GO:0000166 - nucleotide binding [Evidence IEA]; GO_function: GO:0051082 - unfolded protein binding [Evidence IEA]; GO_function: GO:0051082 - unfolded protein binding [Evidence IDA] [PMID 16762366]; GO_process: GO:0044267 - cellular protein metabolic process [Evidence IEA]; GO_process: GO:0006457 - protein folding [Evidence IEA]; GO_process: GO:0006457 - protein folding [Evidence IDA] [PMID 16762366]), whose amino-acid sequence MNSVAKPSGNVFKDKEKPQEVRRSNILAARAVADAIRTSLGPKGMDKMLQTGKGEVIITNDGHTILQHMAVMHPAAKMLVDLSAAQDVEAGDGTTSVVVIAGALLGAAERLLNKGIHPSIIAESFQRAAARAVEVLLEMSHKISLSDREKLITAASTSLNSKIVSQYSSLLAPMAVDAVLKVIDPATATNVDLKDIRLIKKVGGTIDDTELVPGLVLTQNAVKNSGGPSRMEKARIGMIQFQLSPPKPDMENHVVVNDYRQMDKILKEERTYLLNMCKQIKKAKCNVLFIQKSILRDAVNDLSLHFLSKLNIMVVKDIERDEVEFICKSTGCSPIADIDSFTEDRLGYADLVEEVESSGSRVIKVSGTAASSGSDSSSGSGSGSASGSTSTVSIICRGANQLILDESERSLHDALCVIRCLVKEKALIAGGGAPEVEIARVLTKEARTLSGTESFCWKEFAEALDVIPTTLAENAGINSIEVVTDLRNRHEQGQLNAGVSIRRGTANIYDEHVLQPVLVNKSAITLAAECVKSILRIDDIAFSR is encoded by the coding sequence atgaaTTCGGTAGCTAAACCCTCGGGAAACGTTTTTAAGGACAAGGAGAAGCCTCAGGAGGTTCGTCGCAGTAATATTCTGGCGGCTCGTGCCGTGGCAGATGCCATTCGAACCTCGCTCGGTCCTAAAGGTATGGACAAGATGCTCCAGACTGGCAAGGGAGAGGTCATTATCACCAATGATGGTCATACAATTTTACAGCATATGGCAGTGATGCATCCTGCTGCTAAGATGCTGGTTGATTTATCAGCTGCTCAGGATGTTGAAGCTGGTGATGGTACCACTTCGGTTGTGGTGATTGCTGGTGCGTTACttggtgctgctgaacGATTACTAAACAAGGGTATCCATCCTTCAATTATTGCCGAATCTTTCCAAAGAGCAGCTGCTAGAGCCGTCGAAGTTCTGTTAGAAATGTCACATAAGATCTCTTTAAGCGACAGGGAAAAACTGATTACTGCTGCGTCCACTTCGCTCAACTCCAAAATCGTATCTCAATACTCGTCATTATTGGCGCCAATGGCAGTCGATGCAGTTCTCAAGGTCATTGatcctgctactgctactaatGTGGATCTCAAAGATATCCGTCTTATCAAGAAAGTCGGTGGTACTATCGATGATACTGAACTTGTGCCCGGTCTCGTGTTGACTCAAAATGCTGTCAAGAACTCCGGTGGCCCAAGTCGTATGGAGAAGGCTCGTATTGGTATGATTCAGTTCCAATTGTCTCCTCCTAAACCTGACATGGAAAACCATGTTGTTGTTAATGATTATAGACAAATGGACAAGATCctgaaagaagagagaacCTATTTGTTGAACATGTGTAAACAGATCAAAAAGGCAAAGTGTAATGTATTGTTCATTCAGAAGTCGATTCTCCGTGATGCGGTTAATGATCTTTCCCTGCATTTCCTTTCCAAACTGAATATCATGGTTGTCAAGGATATTGAGAGAGATGAGGTCGAATTCATTTGTAAGAGTACTGGCTGTAGTCCTATTGCCGACATCGACTCGTTCACTGAAGACAGATTAGGATACGCTGatcttgttgaagaagtcgaGTCTTCTGGATCTCGTGTTATTAAGGTCAGTGGTACTGCTGCTAGCAGTGGATCTGATAGTAGTTCCGGTAGCGGCAGCGGTTCTGCCTCTGGTTCGACATCCACTGTTTCCATCATCTGCAGAGGTGCTAACCAGTTGATTCTCGATGAATCCGAGCGTTCTTTGCACGATGCTCTTTGTGTTATCCGTTGTTTGGTGAAGGAAAAGGCTCTTATTGCCGGAGGAGGTGCCCCCGAGGTGGAAATCGCCCGTGTTCTCACTAAAGAGGCACGAACACTTTCCGGAACCGAGTCGTTCTGCTGGAAGGAGTTTGCCGAGGCACTCGACGTGATTCCTACAACCCTGGCTGAAAACGCCGGAATCAACAGCATCGAGGTCGTCACCGACCTCCGCAACAGACACGAGCAAGGACAGCTCAATGCCGGCGTCAGCATCCGTCGCGGCACCGCCAACATCTACGACGAGCACGTTCTGCAACCGGTTCTCGTCAACAAAAGCGCCATTACCCTCGCTGCCGAGTGTGTGAAATCGATTCTCCGTATCGACGACATCGCCTTCAGTCGCTAA
- the CDC123 gene encoding Cdc123p (Protein involved in nutritional control of the cell cycle; regulates abundance of the translation initiation factor eIF2; ortholog of human D123 protein; GO_component: GO:0005737 - cytoplasm [Evidence IEA,IEA]; GO_component: GO:0005737 - cytoplasm [Evidence IDA] [PMID 14562095]; GO_function: GO:0003674 - molecular_function [Evidence ND]; GO_process: GO:0007049 - cell cycle [Evidence IEA]; GO_process: GO:0051301 - cell division [Evidence IEA]; GO_process: GO:0007346 - regulation of mitotic cell cycle [Evidence IMP] [PMID 15319434]; GO_process: GO:0006417 - regulation of translation [Evidence IGI] [PMID 15319434]): MPSSTRTSVVDLTELDMGPRPSIKNVDNCAFSSWYPQYKKLCPKARLVKPLPKEFVEYLLADGIVLAKGDAGLVWEDTDGEVHGARIEEVDASVPLPENTSATTGNEAKEKEEVEEEEAEKEEEQENDGNEASEDEAEDPTIHFQELHNDIASLIKELGGSICPKLNWSAPKDALWISTTNNMKCINPSDIYMLLKASSYITHDLTEAYEGCVDFDESAPPKPEFELVLRKWFEINPALEFRCFVKDRNIVGITQRDMNYYEFLGPLKDKLEDEIHAFFEENLEFTFPDDSFVFDVYVPEPYDRVWLIDINPWASKTDTLLYSWEQLMGYDPLQTGFEPELRLVDKLDSSRGFGTVEHTESYVPKDFVDGGLNASSMSDMVDRLRQMMASQHDDSSDDE, from the coding sequence ATGCCCAGTTCGACAAGAACATCAGTGGTCGATTTGACAGAGCTCGATATGGGCCCTCGTCCTAGTATAAAGAATGTCGATAATTGCGCATTTTCCTCGTGGTACCCTCAGTACAAAAAGTTGTGTCCTAAGGCGCGACTGGTGAAACCGCTGCCGAAAGAGTTTGTTGAGTACCTATTAGCAGACGGCATTGTTCTCGCTAAAGGCGATGCTGGTTTGGTCTGGGAAGACACGGACGGCGAGGTTCATGGAGCCAGAATAGAAGAGGTGGATGCTTCCGTACCACTTCCAGAAAACACTAGTGCTACTACTGGAAACgaagcaaaagaaaaagaagaagtagaagaagaagaagcagaaaaagaagaagagcaagaaaatgatggtAATGAAGCCAGCGAGGACGAGGCAGAGGACCCAACGATCCATTTTCAGGAACTTCATAATGATATCGCCAGTCTGATTAAAGAGCTTGGTGGGTCTATATGTCCTAAACTCAACTGGTCTGCACCAAAAGATGCCTTGTGGATATCTACAACCAACAATATGAAATGTATCAATCCATCTGATATCTACATGCTACTAAAGGCATCGTCATACATAACCCATGATCTTACAGAAGCATATGAAGGATGTGTAGACTTTGACGAGTCCGCACCACCAAAACCTGAGTTCGAGCTGGTTCTCCGTAAATGGTTTGAAATCAATCCAGCACTCGAGTTCCGGTGTTTTGTGAAAGACCGCAATATCGTCGGTATCACTCAACGAGACATGAACTACTACGAGTTTCTAGGGCCATTAAAAGACAAATTAGAAGATGAGATCCACGCTTTCTTTGAAGAAAACTTAGAGTTTACATTCCCGGACGACTCGTTCGTATTTGATGTGTACGTTCCAGAGCCATATGACCGGGTATGGCTAATAGATATCAACCCATGGGCCAGTAAAACTGATACACTCTTATACTCATGGGAGCAATTAATGGGTTACGACCCTCTTCAAACAGGATTCGAACCTGAACTCAGGCTCGTCGACAAACTTGACAGTTCACGAGGATTCGGAACTGTCGAACACACAGAAAGCTACGTGCCCAAAGACTTTGTCGATGGCGGACTCAACGCCTCGTCCATGTCCGACATGGTCGACCGTTTGCGACAGATGATGGCCAGCCAGCACGACGACAGCTCCGACGACGAGTAG